The following proteins come from a genomic window of Pseudochaenichthys georgianus chromosome 17, fPseGeo1.2, whole genome shotgun sequence:
- the LOC117462935 gene encoding LOW QUALITY PROTEIN: TOG array regulator of axonemal microtubules protein 2-like (The sequence of the model RefSeq protein was modified relative to this genomic sequence to represent the inferred CDS: substituted 2 bases at 2 genomic stop codons), whose protein sequence is MEKKVTLMPLISADKVQVKVCTLQSAKSKVGAFGEKVDSFELEYFLPPRPPAAPKKTPAVAPKRTPAAAAAPTKITTAAPKVSPVMTPLDPTPPTVPRTKRRVSRLVMLLQPAKAVAGEEAASDCSLQATNDKQVEQVELQPLTNPMESLSACFKLLASNDWEKKVQSLNILQALAQHHSQTLKTKRHEECLALFDEVNNLRSAAACEAMPTLAELYVNLEEAMDSEVEATGRALLLKLAQTASNFVQXQADRALGAMLENCSHGRTVSTLLNTGLKHRCVAVRGSMAHHLHLXVDRFGAACVLAARTSFTEHFLRAVSKMCVDAAPDVRHHGQILLQKLASNQRFLNLWTKIIPETVRAPLDKTLKKSKL, encoded by the exons ATGGAAAAAAAAGTGACACTTATGCCATTAATCTCAGCAGACAAGGTACAAGTGAAAGTATGTACACTGCAGTCGGCTAAAAGTAAAGTTGGGGCTTTTGGTGAAAAAGTGGATAGCTTTGAGCTTGAGTACTTCCTTCCACCTCGACCCCCTGCGGCTCCCAAAAAGACCCCTGCAGTGGCTCCAAAGAGGACCCCTGCAGCTGCAGCGGCTCCCACAAAGATCACTACAGCTGCCCCCAAAGTGAGCCCTGTGATGACGCCTCTGGACCCGACCCCTCCAACAGTTCCCAGAACCAAGAGGAGGGTATCTCGACTTGTGATGTTGCTGCAACCTGCAAAAGCCGTAGCAG GAGAGGAGGCTGCCAGTGACTGCAGCCTCCAGGCGACAAATGATAAACAAGTTGAACAGGTTGAACTGCAGCCATTGACCAATCCGATGGAAAGCCTGTCTGCCTGCTTCAAGCTGCTCGCCTCCAACGACTG GGAGAAGAAAGTGCAAAGCTTGAACATATTGCAAGCTCTGGCACAACACCACTCCCAGACTCTCAAGACAAAACGCCATGAAGAGTGTCTGGCTCTATTTGACGAG GTAAATAACCTACGCTCAGCAGCGGCCTGTGAGGCTATGCCCACGTTAGCCGAGCTGTATGTGAACCTCGAAGAGGCGATGGACTCGGAGGTCGAAGCCACAGGCCGAGCTCTGCTGCTCAAACTAGCGCAGACCGCCAGCAACTTTGTTCAGTAGCAGGCCGATCGTGCACTGGGCGCCATGCTGGAGAACTGCAGCCATGGGCGGACAGTGAGCACTCTGTTGAACACGGGGCTGAA GCACCGTTGTGTCGCAGTAAGAGGGAGCATGGCCCACCACCTGCACCTCTAGGTCGACAGATTTGGAGCAGCTTGCGTCTTGGCAGCAAGAACGAGCTTCACCGAACACTTCCTACGAGCCGTCTCCAAAATGTGTGTGGATGCTGCACCAGACGTGAG gcaCCACGGACAGATCCTCCTCCAGAAGCTGGCTTCCAACCAGAGATTTCTGAACCTGTGGACAAAGATCATCCCAGAAACAGTAAGAGCTCCGCTGGACAAGACCCTGAAGAAGTCCAAGCTGTAA